Proteins from a single region of Caloramator sp. E03:
- a CDS encoding TrmH family RNA methyltransferase, with protein sequence MLSRENRIIKDALKLKQRKYREKEGLFLIEGIRFIEEAIKSESIKYVLYSSKVYETKGYERILNSLIDKYEISNELLKELTDTENPQGAIGIVHKKIWSIDDIENNLIVVCDGIQDPGNLGTIIRTCDAAFGAVVVIKGSVDVYNSKTLRSTMGSIFHVPIVFYDDFKIAVENIKNKGYSLYAADLEADKYIYDVDFRKKSAIIIGNEANGIPCEHIELVDEKIKIPMIGKAESLNASVAAGVIIYEVVRQRFCTT encoded by the coding sequence ATGTTATCACGAGAAAACAGGATAATAAAGGACGCTTTAAAACTAAAGCAAAGGAAATATAGAGAAAAAGAAGGGCTCTTTTTGATTGAAGGAATAAGGTTTATTGAGGAGGCTATAAAGAGCGAAAGTATAAAATATGTTTTATATAGTAGCAAGGTATATGAAACAAAAGGCTATGAGAGAATACTAAACTCTTTAATAGACAAGTATGAGATATCAAATGAACTTTTAAAAGAGCTTACTGATACGGAAAATCCTCAGGGCGCTATTGGTATTGTGCATAAAAAGATATGGTCTATTGATGATATAGAAAACAATTTAATAGTTGTTTGCGATGGAATACAGGATCCAGGTAATCTTGGAACTATAATTAGAACCTGTGATGCTGCTTTTGGTGCAGTTGTTGTAATAAAGGGAAGTGTTGATGTATATAATAGTAAAACTCTTCGTTCTACAATGGGATCAATATTTCATGTACCTATTGTGTTTTATGATGATTTTAAGATTGCTGTTGAGAATATAAAAAATAAAGGCTATAGTTTATATGCAGCAGATCTTGAGGCTGATAAATATATTTATGATGTTGACTTTAGAAAAAAATCTGCTATTATAATAGGAAATGAAGCTAATGGGATTCCTTGTGAGCATATTGAGCTTGTAGATGAAAAAATTAAAATTCCAATGATTGGGAAGGCTGAATCATTAAATGCTTCTGTTGCGGCAGGAGTTATAATATATGAAGTTGTACGCCAAAGGTTTTGTACAACATAA
- a CDS encoding potassium channel family protein → MLSKQFVVIGLGRFGSSVATTLYSLGNEVLAIDTDEEIVQSISNSVTHAVQADATDEATLRSLGIRNFDVAVVTIGSDIQSSIMITLLCKELGVKYVIAKAHNEMHAKVLYKIGADRVVFPERDMGVRVAHNLCSSNILDYIELSPDYSIMELEAIHEWEGKSLRELNMRSKYGINVMAIKRNNDINISPNADDKIYHGDVLVVIGGTEDLKVLERSK, encoded by the coding sequence ATGTTATCAAAACAATTTGTTGTAATAGGTCTTGGGAGATTTGGTTCAAGCGTTGCAACAACTTTATACTCCCTTGGAAATGAGGTACTTGCGATAGATACTGACGAAGAAATAGTACAAAGTATATCAAACAGTGTAACCCATGCAGTACAGGCAGATGCAACAGATGAGGCTACTTTGCGTTCCCTTGGCATTAGAAATTTTGATGTTGCAGTTGTAACAATAGGCTCTGATATACAATCAAGTATCATGATAACCCTTCTTTGTAAAGAGCTTGGTGTAAAATATGTTATTGCAAAGGCTCATAATGAAATGCATGCAAAGGTTTTATATAAAATAGGAGCAGATAGAGTAGTTTTTCCAGAAAGGGATATGGGAGTTAGAGTTGCTCACAATCTTTGTTCATCAAATATTCTAGATTATATAGAGCTTTCTCCTGATTATAGTATTATGGAATTAGAAGCGATACATGAATGGGAAGGTAAGTCCTTAAGGGAGCTTAATATGAGGAGCAAATATGGAATAAACGTTATGGCTATTAAAAGAAATAACGATATTAATATATCTCCAAATGCAGATGATAAAATTTATCATGGAGATGTTCTTGTAGTAATTGGAGGTACAGAAGATTTAAAAGTTCTTGAGAGGAGCAAATAA
- a CDS encoding TrkH family potassium uptake protein, translating into MLIKEEAGRLKFIKLEPVQILALGFATVIFIGALLLCLPISSADGNSTPFIDCIFTSTSAVCVTGLVTLDTGTHWSIFGQLIIIILIEIGGLGFMTFATFFAVILGRRISLRERLIMQEAFNAFNIQGMVRLMLYVMGITFAIEGIGAIILMTQFIPMYGIAKGIYYGIFHAVSAFCNAGFDLIGDFKSLTPFVENTTINLTICSLIVIGGIGFAVVTEIINNRGFKRLSLHTKVVLTTTAILILSGAVLFFLFEYANPKTMQPLSLKGKILASIFAAITPRTAGFNTISTSDMTTAGKFLTIILMFIGASPGSTGGGIKTSTFTLIFMTVISVIRGREDTEIFRKRIGRSLVYRALAIIIISFGLVMLTTMILSITQEGDFIEYLYEATSAFGTVGLTLGLTTRLTLIGKIIIIITMYAGRVGPLTLTFAFARRAQIGNTNVKYPEDKLLVG; encoded by the coding sequence ATGCTTATAAAAGAAGAGGCAGGCAGATTAAAGTTTATAAAACTTGAACCTGTGCAAATACTTGCCCTTGGATTTGCTACGGTTATATTTATAGGAGCACTATTGCTTTGCTTGCCTATATCTTCAGCAGACGGAAATTCAACTCCTTTTATCGATTGTATTTTTACTTCAACATCAGCAGTTTGTGTTACAGGTCTTGTTACTTTAGATACAGGAACACATTGGTCTATTTTTGGCCAGTTGATAATTATTATTTTAATTGAAATAGGTGGACTTGGGTTTATGACTTTTGCGACCTTCTTTGCAGTAATACTTGGAAGAAGGATTTCACTTCGTGAAAGGCTAATAATGCAGGAAGCTTTTAATGCTTTTAATATTCAAGGCATGGTAAGGCTTATGCTTTATGTTATGGGAATAACTTTTGCAATTGAAGGTATCGGTGCTATAATATTAATGACACAGTTTATACCTATGTATGGGATTGCTAAAGGTATATATTATGGAATATTTCATGCTGTTTCAGCTTTCTGTAATGCTGGTTTTGACCTTATTGGGGATTTTAAGAGCTTAACTCCATTCGTTGAAAATACAACTATAAATCTGACGATATGTTCTCTAATTGTAATTGGAGGTATAGGATTTGCAGTTGTTACTGAAATTATAAACAACAGGGGATTTAAAAGGCTTTCACTTCATACAAAGGTAGTACTTACAACAACAGCAATACTTATTTTATCAGGTGCAGTTTTATTCTTTCTATTTGAATATGCTAATCCCAAAACAATGCAGCCATTAAGTTTAAAGGGGAAGATACTTGCAAGTATATTTGCAGCAATAACTCCAAGGACTGCTGGTTTTAATACTATATCAACATCTGATATGACTACGGCAGGTAAGTTTCTTACTATAATATTGATGTTTATAGGAGCATCTCCAGGTTCAACAGGAGGAGGAATTAAAACATCAACCTTTACCCTTATTTTTATGACAGTTATTTCTGTAATAAGAGGAAGGGAAGATACTGAGATATTCAGGAAAAGGATAGGAAGATCCCTTGTATACAGGGCGTTGGCAATAATAATTATATCCTTTGGGCTTGTAATGTTAACTACGATGATTCTTTCAATAACTCAAGAAGGGGATTTTATTGAATATTTATACGAAGCAACTTCTGCTTTTGGTACTGTAGGTTTAACTCTTGGGCTTACTACAAGGCTGACTTTAATAGGAAAGATAATAATAATAATTACAATGTATGCTGGAAGAGTAGGACCTTTAACATTAACTTTTGCCTTTGCAAGAAGGGCACAGATAGGAAATACAAACGTTAAATATCCAGAAGATAAGCTGCTTGTTGGATAA
- the rplT gene encoding 50S ribosomal protein L20, protein MARVKRAVHAHKKRRKIMKLAKGYYGGKSKLYRIAKQAVMRALSSAYTGRKLKKRDFRKLWIARINAAARANGLSYSKFINGLKLAGVDINRKMLADIAVNDEAAFTELVNIAKEKLNA, encoded by the coding sequence ATGGCAAGAGTTAAAAGAGCAGTTCATGCACATAAAAAACGCAGAAAGATAATGAAGCTTGCAAAGGGATATTATGGTGGAAAGAGTAAGCTCTATAGAATCGCAAAACAAGCGGTAATGAGAGCATTAAGCAGTGCATATACAGGAAGAAAACTTAAAAAGAGAGATTTTAGAAAACTTTGGATTGCAAGAATAAATGCTGCTGCAAGAGCAAATGGTCTTTCATATTCAAAATTTATAAATGGGCTTAAGCTTGCAGGTGTTGACATTAACAGAAAGATGCTTGCAGACATTGCAGTTAATGATGAAGCAGCTTTTACTGAACTTGTTAATATTGCAAAAGAAAAGCTTAATGCATAA
- the rpmI gene encoding 50S ribosomal protein L35, which yields MPKMKTHKGAAKRYRKTASGKFKRAHAFHSHILTKKSSKRKRNLRKGAYVNKVEASKIRKLLPYL from the coding sequence ATGCCAAAAATGAAAACTCATAAGGGTGCAGCTAAAAGATATAGAAAGACTGCAAGTGGCAAATTTAAGAGAGCCCATGCATTTCACAGCCATATTTTAACTAAAAAGAGTTCAAAGAGAAAGAGAAATTTAAGAAAAGGTGCTTATGTAAATAAAGTAGAAGCAAGTAAGATAAGGAAGTTATTACCTTATCTATAA
- the infC gene encoding translation initiation factor IF-3 — translation MNVISKQYLINEEIREKEVRVIDSEGNQLGIMSSKEALQIAESKQLDLVMIAPVAKPPVCKIMDYGKFLYELQKKEKEARKKQKVINVKEVRLSPVIEEHDINVKARNAEKFLRDGDKVKVTMRFRGREADYTHFGEKILKDFAQKLQEVSLIEKEPKLEGRNMIMILSPKKV, via the coding sequence GTGAATGTTATTAGTAAACAATATTTAATTAACGAAGAAATTCGTGAAAAGGAAGTTAGGGTAATTGACAGCGAAGGTAACCAGCTTGGCATTATGTCATCAAAAGAAGCTCTCCAAATTGCAGAGTCTAAACAGCTTGACCTTGTAATGATTGCACCAGTGGCAAAACCACCTGTATGCAAGATTATGGACTATGGAAAGTTTCTCTATGAGCTTCAGAAGAAAGAAAAGGAAGCAAGAAAAAAGCAGAAGGTTATCAATGTAAAAGAAGTACGTTTAAGTCCTGTTATTGAAGAACATGATATTAATGTTAAAGCAAGAAATGCAGAAAAATTTTTAAGGGATGGCGACAAGGTCAAGGTAACTATGAGATTTCGTGGTAGAGAAGCAGATTATACTCACTTTGGAGAAAAAATATTAAAGGATTTCGCACAAAAACTCCAAGAAGTGAGTTTAATAGAAAAAGAACCAAAACTTGAAGGAAGAAATATGATAATGATTTTAAGTCCTAAGAAAGTTTGA